In Rhodanobacter humi, the following are encoded in one genomic region:
- a CDS encoding sensor histidine kinase gives MIKGFFFVARLAIAWLLMLALVLTLIFSSGPFHGMDPLPEIIVIVVLALVITGAFSHLRRVRLIAGHVNLDTLGNRQRRQIELPFEAGEAFDMLDAAIRELPHTEEIESARDSLQVRSKVRRPNPYGRAVLGWLNPFSWLGSRRNQIFATVTPGDGIGSVTLVCEPESGAWTDWFRVDDGTNLINAEAISRALARRVAERRRREQQAATQAATDKELAQARLNLLHAQVEPHFLYNTLASAQYLTRSEPAQADRMLGHLIQYLRHSLPSAEETLSTLGEELERARAYLEILKIRMGARLEMRIDVPDALRAITLPPMMLQTLVENAIKHGLEPKPGGGTVWILARLDGDSVAITVADDGQGFGAAGGGTGIGLKNVRERLQLVYGPRASLAVVANAPEGVAATLTVPTQQVELIATESRP, from the coding sequence GTGATCAAGGGCTTTTTCTTCGTGGCGAGGCTGGCCATCGCCTGGCTGCTGATGTTGGCCTTGGTGCTGACCCTGATCTTCAGCAGCGGCCCGTTCCATGGCATGGATCCGCTGCCGGAGATCATCGTCATCGTGGTGCTGGCGCTGGTGATCACCGGCGCGTTCTCGCACCTGCGCCGCGTGCGCCTGATCGCCGGGCACGTGAACCTGGACACGCTGGGCAACCGTCAGCGCCGGCAGATCGAGCTGCCGTTCGAGGCCGGCGAGGCGTTCGACATGCTGGACGCGGCGATCCGAGAACTGCCCCACACCGAGGAAATCGAAAGCGCCCGCGACAGCCTGCAGGTGCGCTCCAAGGTTCGCCGCCCGAATCCCTACGGCCGCGCCGTGCTCGGCTGGCTCAACCCGTTCAGCTGGCTGGGTAGCCGGCGCAACCAGATCTTCGCCACGGTGACGCCGGGCGACGGTATCGGCAGCGTCACCCTGGTATGCGAACCGGAAAGCGGTGCCTGGACCGACTGGTTCCGCGTGGACGACGGCACCAACCTGATCAACGCCGAGGCGATCTCCCGCGCCCTCGCCCGCCGCGTGGCCGAACGCCGCCGCCGCGAACAGCAGGCCGCCACCCAAGCCGCCACCGACAAGGAACTGGCGCAGGCCAGGCTCAACCTGCTGCACGCGCAGGTGGAACCGCACTTCCTCTACAACACGCTGGCCAGCGCGCAATACCTCACGCGCAGCGAACCGGCGCAGGCCGACCGCATGTTGGGCCATCTCATCCAGTACCTGCGCCACTCGTTGCCCAGCGCGGAGGAAACGCTGTCCACGCTCGGCGAGGAGCTGGAACGCGCCCGCGCCTATCTCGAAATCCTGAAGATCCGCATGGGTGCGCGGCTGGAGATGAGGATCGACGTGCCCGACGCGCTGCGCGCCATCACGTTGCCGCCGATGATGCTGCAAACCCTGGTGGAGAACGCGATCAAGCACGGCCTGGAACCCAAGCCCGGCGGCGGCACCGTGTGGATCCTCGCCCGCCTGGACGGCGACAGCGTGGCGATCACCGTGGCGGATGACGGCCAGGGCTTCGGCGCGGCCGGTGGCGGCACCGGCATCGGCCTGAAGAACGTGCGCGAACGCCTGCAACTCGTGTACGGTCCGCGCGCCTCGCTGGCGGTGGTCGCCAACGCGCCGGAAGGCGTGGCCGCCACGCTCACCGTGCCGACGCAACAGGTTGAACTGATCGCAACGGAATCGCGCCCATGA
- a CDS encoding oxidoreductase yields the protein MKSRQPIALVTGASSGIGEATAGQLAKAGYKVYGTSRRGAQSGQRGFEMLALDVTSDASVEAAVNALIHYEGRIDLLVNNAGFGVAPAAAEESSLDQARAIFDTNFFGIVRMTRAVLPHMRQQHSGRIINIGSVLGFLPMPYMALYSATKHAVAGYSEALDHELRTLGIHVSVVEPAYINTPFDANLMKPDAPLDVYRGICGGVERRVKEVLVGADGPEVVAEIVVKAAMATSPEIRYAPGLAKRMRLLRRFAPASVLDAGVRKDLRLDTSATMPPRDAAAIPLSR from the coding sequence ATGAAATCCAGGCAACCCATTGCGCTCGTCACGGGCGCATCGTCAGGCATCGGCGAAGCGACCGCCGGGCAACTCGCCAAGGCCGGCTACAAGGTCTACGGCACCAGCCGGCGCGGTGCGCAATCAGGTCAGCGCGGGTTCGAGATGCTGGCGCTCGATGTGACTAGCGACGCCTCGGTCGAAGCAGCCGTCAACGCGTTGATCCATTACGAAGGCCGCATCGACCTGCTCGTGAACAACGCCGGCTTCGGCGTCGCGCCCGCCGCGGCGGAGGAGAGTTCGCTCGACCAAGCCCGCGCCATTTTCGATACCAACTTCTTCGGCATCGTCCGCATGACGCGCGCCGTGCTTCCGCACATGCGTCAGCAGCACAGCGGCCGCATCATCAATATCGGCTCCGTGCTGGGCTTCCTGCCGATGCCCTACATGGCGCTGTACTCCGCCACCAAGCACGCAGTCGCAGGCTATTCGGAAGCGCTCGACCATGAACTGCGCACCTTGGGCATTCATGTCTCCGTCGTCGAGCCTGCCTACATCAACACGCCGTTCGACGCGAACCTGATGAAACCAGACGCACCGCTCGACGTGTATCGCGGCATTTGCGGGGGTGTGGAGCGGCGGGTGAAAGAAGTACTCGTGGGCGCAGACGGCCCAGAAGTGGTGGCCGAAATCGTGGTGAAAGCAGCCATGGCAACGAGCCCAGAAATTCGGTACGCCCCTGGACTCGCCAAGCGCATGCGCTTGCTACGTCGGTTTGCACCAGCCAGCGTGTTGGATGCCGGCGTTCGGAAAGACCTACGGCTCGACACGTCGGCAACGATGCCACCGCGCGACGCAGCCGCCATTCCGCTCTCACGTTAA
- a CDS encoding NADP-dependent oxidoreductase translates to MKAFLLDRYAKNANLRLGDMPEPMPGDDEVLVQIHAAGVNLLDSKIKSGEFKLILPYHMPLVLGHDLAGMVVRVGSRARRFKVGDEVYARAPDFHIGSFAESIAVKESALAHKPKSLSMEEAAAIPLVGLTAWQALVEKAKLKKGQKVFIQAGSGGVGTFAIQLAKHLGATVATTTSTANVDWVKRLGADVIVDYKKDNFETILRDYDVVLNSQDGKTLEKSLRILKPGGQLISISGPPDPGFAKDIGAPGFVKLILRLLSSGTRRKANALGVDYAFLFMKASGSQLHQITSLIDAGAIRPVVDKIFPFESTNEAIAYVEKGRAKGKVVVKLK, encoded by the coding sequence ATGAAAGCCTTCCTGCTCGATCGTTACGCAAAAAATGCCAATCTGCGGCTAGGCGACATGCCGGAGCCCATGCCGGGCGATGACGAGGTACTGGTGCAGATCCACGCCGCTGGCGTGAACTTGCTGGACTCCAAGATCAAGAGCGGCGAGTTCAAGCTCATCCTGCCGTACCACATGCCGCTCGTGCTCGGCCACGACCTCGCGGGTATGGTGGTTCGCGTTGGGTCACGCGCGCGGCGGTTCAAGGTCGGCGATGAGGTCTATGCCCGCGCGCCGGACTTCCACATCGGTAGCTTCGCCGAATCCATAGCAGTCAAGGAAAGTGCTCTGGCCCACAAGCCAAAGAGCCTGAGCATGGAGGAAGCCGCCGCCATCCCGCTGGTCGGCCTGACCGCCTGGCAGGCCCTCGTTGAAAAAGCGAAGCTGAAGAAGGGTCAGAAAGTCTTCATCCAGGCTGGTTCCGGTGGCGTGGGCACGTTTGCGATCCAGTTGGCGAAGCATCTGGGTGCGACCGTGGCGACGACTACCAGCACGGCCAATGTCGATTGGGTGAAACGCCTCGGCGCCGACGTCATCGTCGACTACAAGAAGGACAACTTCGAAACCATCCTGCGCGACTACGACGTGGTGCTCAACAGCCAGGATGGCAAGACGCTGGAAAAATCCCTGCGTATCCTGAAGCCTGGCGGCCAGCTCATTTCCATCTCCGGCCCACCCGATCCCGGTTTCGCAAAAGACATTGGCGCACCCGGCTTCGTGAAACTGATCCTGCGCCTGTTGAGCTCCGGGACCCGGCGAAAAGCCAATGCCCTCGGGGTCGACTACGCCTTCCTTTTCATGAAAGCCAGCGGGAGTCAGCTGCATCAGATCACATCGCTCATCGACGCCGGTGCGATACGCCCGGTGGTGGACAAGATCTTTCCATTCGAATCGACCAACGAAGCCATCGCCTATGTCGAGAAGGGCCGCGCGAAGGGCAAGGTCGTCGTCAAGCTCAAATGA
- a CDS encoding M1 family metallopeptidase translates to MRKSLVSAIALALAVSAGSVLALPAQPAAAASSLAPTQLPRGVRPVHYAVGITPHADKLSFDGQVTVDIQVEQPTRSITLNAEGMTFSSVKLTPASGKQGEAAKVSVDEKTQTATFSFAQPIAPGSYKLAMDYTGKIGTQANGLFAIDYPSTSGQKRALFTQFENSDARRFIPSWDEPNYKATFDLSVTVPADEMAVSNMPVASRTAAGNGLEKVTFQTTPKMSTYLLFFGLGDFDRATTMSDGTEIGVVMQKGKAAQAKFALDSAKAILHDYNEYFGIKYPLPKLDNIAAPGSSQFFSAMENWGAIFTFEYAMLLDPAYSTQGDKQNVFSTEAHEMAHQWFGDLVTMRWWDNLWLNEGFASWMEARETEKQHPEWNTALGAVRVREGAMSADAVASTHPIVQQIATVEQASQAFDTITYSKGEAVIRMLEAYVGPEAWRQGVHDYLKAHAYGNAVSDDLWHAMDGVAGGKPITQVAHDFTLQPGVPLINVGAAVCSNGETTVKLTQGEFTKDRPHKQPLRWHVPVSAEVVGHPATSTLVDGSATIKLQGCGPVLVNAGQSGYYRTLYAPAQLAALKQGFDKLAPIDQLGLMSDAWAEGMVGLQPVSDFLDMAKATPANANPEIWSEVAGSLTALDSYYRGDKARQASFRKYAVAQLKPVFARVGWAPKPDESTSTTLLRTQLISALAELGDKDLLSEVRRRYAAQATDPKAVPPALRKIIYAIVAQHADAATWDKLHAEAKAEKSPMIKDRLYALLAIAEDKALAQRALDLALTDEPGATNGAGMIGAVSWHHPELAWNFAMAHRAQVDKLVDSTSRSQFYPRLGGSSFDPAMIEKIKAYEASLPASSRRPAQAAIANIQYRQMIRKDRLPAVDAWLAKHGG, encoded by the coding sequence ATGCGCAAGTCCCTGGTTTCCGCGATCGCGCTGGCGCTCGCCGTGTCCGCCGGCAGCGTGCTGGCGTTACCGGCGCAGCCGGCGGCGGCCGCGTCGTCGCTGGCCCCCACCCAGCTGCCGCGTGGCGTTCGGCCCGTGCACTACGCCGTCGGCATCACGCCGCATGCGGACAAGCTGAGCTTCGACGGCCAGGTGACCGTGGATATCCAGGTGGAGCAGCCCACCCGCAGCATCACGCTGAACGCCGAGGGCATGACGTTCTCCTCGGTGAAGCTGACGCCGGCCTCGGGCAAGCAGGGTGAAGCCGCCAAGGTGAGCGTGGACGAGAAGACGCAGACCGCCACCTTCAGTTTCGCCCAGCCGATCGCGCCGGGCAGCTACAAGCTTGCGATGGACTACACCGGCAAGATCGGCACCCAGGCCAACGGCCTGTTCGCGATCGATTACCCCAGCACTTCCGGCCAGAAGCGCGCGCTGTTCACCCAGTTCGAGAACTCCGACGCGCGCCGCTTCATCCCCTCGTGGGACGAGCCGAACTACAAGGCCACGTTCGACCTCAGCGTCACCGTGCCCGCCGACGAGATGGCGGTGAGCAACATGCCGGTGGCCAGCAGGACCGCGGCGGGCAACGGCTTGGAGAAGGTCACGTTCCAGACCACGCCGAAGATGTCCACCTACCTGCTGTTCTTCGGCCTGGGCGATTTCGACCGTGCCACCACCATGTCCGACGGCACCGAGATCGGCGTGGTGATGCAGAAGGGCAAGGCCGCGCAGGCGAAGTTCGCGCTGGATTCGGCCAAGGCGATCCTGCACGACTACAACGAGTATTTCGGCATCAAGTACCCGCTGCCCAAGCTGGACAACATCGCCGCGCCGGGCAGCAGCCAGTTCTTCTCGGCGATGGAGAACTGGGGCGCGATCTTCACCTTCGAGTACGCGATGCTGCTCGATCCGGCGTACTCCACCCAGGGCGACAAGCAGAACGTGTTCTCCACCGAGGCGCACGAGATGGCGCACCAGTGGTTCGGCGACCTGGTGACCATGCGCTGGTGGGACAACCTGTGGTTGAACGAGGGCTTCGCCTCGTGGATGGAGGCGCGCGAGACCGAGAAACAGCATCCGGAATGGAACACCGCACTGGGCGCCGTGCGCGTGCGCGAGGGCGCGATGTCCGCCGATGCGGTGGCGTCGACCCATCCCATCGTGCAGCAGATCGCCACGGTGGAGCAGGCCAGCCAGGCCTTCGACACCATCACCTATTCCAAGGGTGAGGCGGTGATCCGCATGCTGGAGGCCTACGTCGGCCCCGAGGCCTGGCGCCAAGGCGTGCACGATTACCTCAAGGCCCATGCCTACGGCAACGCGGTGTCCGACGATCTGTGGCACGCGATGGACGGCGTGGCCGGCGGCAAGCCGATCACCCAGGTGGCGCACGACTTCACCCTGCAGCCGGGCGTGCCGCTGATCAACGTGGGCGCCGCCGTGTGCAGCAACGGCGAGACCACGGTGAAGCTCACCCAGGGCGAGTTCACCAAGGATCGCCCGCACAAGCAGCCGTTGCGCTGGCATGTGCCGGTGAGCGCCGAGGTCGTGGGCCATCCCGCCACCAGCACCCTGGTCGACGGCAGCGCCACTATCAAGCTGCAGGGTTGCGGCCCGGTGCTGGTGAACGCGGGGCAGAGCGGCTACTACCGCACGCTGTATGCGCCCGCCCAGCTCGCCGCGCTCAAGCAGGGCTTCGACAAACTCGCGCCGATCGACCAGCTCGGCCTGATGAGCGACGCCTGGGCGGAGGGCATGGTGGGCCTGCAGCCGGTGTCGGATTTCCTCGACATGGCCAAGGCCACGCCGGCGAACGCGAATCCCGAGATCTGGTCCGAAGTGGCCGGCAGCCTCACTGCGCTGGACAGCTACTACCGCGGCGACAAGGCGCGGCAGGCCAGCTTCCGCAAGTACGCGGTGGCACAGCTCAAGCCGGTGTTCGCGCGCGTGGGCTGGGCGCCGAAGCCGGACGAGAGCACCTCCACCACCTTGCTGCGCACGCAGCTCATCAGCGCGCTGGCCGAACTGGGCGACAAGGATCTTCTCAGCGAGGTGCGCCGCCGCTACGCCGCGCAGGCCACCGATCCCAAGGCCGTGCCGCCGGCGCTGCGCAAGATCATCTACGCCATCGTGGCGCAGCATGCGGACGCGGCCACCTGGGACAAGCTGCATGCCGAGGCCAAGGCCGAGAAGTCGCCGATGATCAAGGACCGCCTGTACGCCTTGCTCGCCATCGCCGAGGACAAGGCACTGGCCCAGCGCGCGCTGGATCTCGCGCTCACCGACGAGCCGGGCGCCACCAACGGCGCGGGCATGATCGGCGCCGTGTCCTGGCATCACCCGGAACTGGCCTGGAACTTCGCGATGGCGCACCGCGCCCAGGTCGACAAGCTGGTCGACTCCACCTCGCGCAGCCAGTTCTATCCGCGCCTGGGCGGCAGCTCGTTCGACCCGGCGATGATCGAGAAGATCAAGGCCTACGAGGCGAGCCTGCCGGCCTCCTCGCGCCGTCCCGCGCAAGCCGCCATCGCGAACATCCAGTACCGCCAGATGATCCGCAAGGATCGCCTGCCGGCGGTGGATGCTTGGCTGGCGAAGCACGGCGGTTGA
- a CDS encoding TetR/AcrR family transcriptional regulator, with amino-acid sequence MRKIAGKSKEVTHERIVEVAARAIRRTGYDGTSVADIMKEAGLTHGGFYAHFPSREAMLAEAADRAGADAVTASSRVAALAPPEHALQSLVQAYLSKEHLESAELGCPVVALGSEMPRQAPEVRRAATRRIKEMIDVVARQSPDWGQPGAHERALVTVATMVGALLLARAVDEPKLSDALRKAALKYLSTADT; translated from the coding sequence ATGAGGAAGATCGCTGGCAAATCCAAAGAGGTCACGCACGAACGTATCGTGGAGGTTGCTGCGCGAGCAATTCGGCGTACGGGCTACGATGGCACCAGTGTCGCCGACATCATGAAGGAGGCTGGCCTTACCCACGGCGGTTTCTATGCGCACTTTCCTTCGCGCGAAGCGATGCTTGCCGAGGCGGCTGACCGCGCCGGTGCTGATGCCGTTACCGCGTCGTCCCGTGTCGCTGCATTGGCACCGCCTGAACACGCTTTGCAGTCGCTGGTGCAGGCCTATCTGTCCAAGGAGCACCTGGAGAGCGCGGAACTGGGCTGTCCGGTCGTTGCGCTCGGTTCGGAGATGCCGCGTCAAGCGCCCGAAGTACGTCGCGCAGCCACGCGGCGCATCAAGGAGATGATCGATGTCGTCGCCCGTCAGTCACCTGACTGGGGGCAGCCCGGTGCGCATGAGCGTGCACTCGTCACGGTGGCCACCATGGTCGGTGCCCTGCTCCTGGCACGAGCGGTCGACGAACCGAAACTGTCCGATGCGCTACGAAAAGCCGCGTTGAAGTATTTGTCTACTGCCGACACCTGA
- a CDS encoding S8 family serine peptidase gives MPPLRVSTLFVPMLLVLLSLGRAAPAQAQVLGPLQRLPSSLPLPATPLPLSVPATNLRGVDDLLQQTQTLSRKLQIRNLLRSEPRRVDVDPRGAPILRGEFLVTGLTGASLDAVRALGFEVAPATAADTTLGLDFAVLHDTRGRGTAAALRALQQAAPAATFAYQHLYLPAGGGDAGTTSTPATPSSTATAHRIGLVDGGVDPSDPALAQAHIERYGCTKPNPSRHGTAVAARLVAGDPDTLYAADLWCGDAVGGTTSGLVDALAWMAGAGVPVINISLVGPDNPVLARAVQAMIARGHVLVAAVGNDGPAAPPLFPAAYPGVIGVSGVDAHDRVLPEAASGAQVAFCASGVIGHGRAMLRGTSFAAPIVARLADRLLAAPRPDAAARVLQSLIGEAHALGPRCGHGLLSPGN, from the coding sequence ATGCCACCGCTACGCGTTTCCACCCTGTTCGTGCCGATGCTGCTCGTGCTGCTGTCGCTAGGCCGCGCCGCACCGGCGCAGGCGCAGGTGCTCGGCCCGCTGCAGCGCCTGCCCAGCAGCCTGCCGCTTCCCGCCACGCCGCTGCCCCTCAGCGTGCCCGCGACGAACCTGCGCGGCGTCGACGACCTGCTGCAGCAGACGCAAACCCTCAGCCGCAAGCTGCAGATCCGCAACCTGCTGCGCAGCGAGCCGCGCCGCGTCGACGTCGATCCGCGGGGCGCGCCGATCCTGCGCGGCGAATTCCTCGTCACCGGCCTGACGGGAGCGTCGCTCGACGCGGTGCGCGCGCTGGGATTCGAGGTGGCGCCCGCGACCGCGGCGGACACGACGCTGGGATTGGACTTCGCAGTCCTGCACGACACCCGCGGCCGCGGCACGGCGGCGGCACTGCGCGCGCTGCAGCAGGCCGCACCGGCGGCGACCTTCGCCTACCAGCACCTCTACCTGCCGGCAGGCGGCGGCGATGCAGGCACAACCAGCACGCCCGCCACGCCGTCATCCACCGCAACAGCGCACCGCATCGGACTGGTCGACGGCGGCGTCGACCCGAGCGATCCCGCGCTGGCGCAAGCGCACATCGAACGCTACGGCTGCACGAAACCCAACCCGTCGCGACACGGCACGGCGGTCGCCGCGCGCCTCGTCGCCGGCGATCCGGACACCTTGTACGCCGCCGACCTGTGGTGCGGCGACGCGGTCGGCGGCACCACCTCCGGCCTCGTCGACGCGCTCGCGTGGATGGCCGGCGCAGGCGTGCCGGTGATCAACATCAGTCTGGTCGGGCCCGACAACCCGGTGCTCGCGCGCGCGGTGCAGGCGATGATCGCGCGCGGCCACGTGCTGGTCGCCGCGGTCGGCAACGACGGACCCGCGGCGCCGCCGCTCTTCCCCGCGGCCTACCCCGGCGTGATCGGCGTCAGCGGCGTCGACGCGCACGACCGCGTGCTGCCCGAGGCGGCCAGCGGCGCGCAGGTGGCGTTCTGCGCGTCCGGCGTGATCGGCCACGGCCGCGCGATGCTGCGCGGCACCTCGTTCGCCGCGCCGATCGTGGCGCGCCTGGCCGATCGCCTGCTGGCTGCGCCCCGTCCGGACGCCGCGGCCCGGGTGCTGCAATCCCTGATCGGCGAGGCGCATGCGCTCGGCCCGCGCTGCGGCCACGGCCTGCTGTCGCCGGGAAACTGA
- a CDS encoding LytR/AlgR family response regulator transcription factor: protein MSRAVIAEDEPLLRDALRRLLQATWPELDVIADCDNGADALDAIATQQPDVAFLDIRMPGLSGLEVAAAAAEASPATQVVFTTAYDQYAIDAFERGAIDYLLKPIAVERLAATVERLKRRATAGQAARGDLALLLRELAQGTGRTGDAPPLTWITAGTGRETRLIMVDDVAYFRADHKYTVAMTADGEALLRKPIRELLEQLDPAVFKQIHRSTIVNLKAIASIVRDDSGKGTVRLRQRPETLTVSQPFMALFRNM, encoded by the coding sequence ATGAGCCGCGCCGTGATCGCCGAGGACGAACCGCTGCTGCGCGATGCGCTGCGCCGCCTGCTCCAGGCAACGTGGCCGGAACTGGACGTGATCGCCGATTGCGACAACGGCGCCGACGCGCTCGACGCCATCGCCACGCAGCAACCGGACGTGGCCTTCCTCGACATCCGCATGCCCGGCCTGAGCGGCCTGGAAGTGGCCGCCGCCGCAGCCGAGGCCAGCCCCGCCACGCAGGTGGTGTTCACCACCGCCTACGACCAGTACGCCATCGACGCCTTCGAGCGCGGCGCGATCGACTACCTGCTCAAGCCCATCGCCGTCGAGCGGCTGGCCGCCACCGTCGAACGGCTGAAGCGCCGCGCCACCGCCGGCCAGGCCGCGCGCGGCGACCTCGCCCTGTTGTTGCGCGAGCTGGCGCAAGGCACCGGGCGGACCGGCGACGCGCCGCCGCTCACCTGGATCACCGCCGGCACCGGCCGCGAGACGCGGCTGATCATGGTGGACGACGTCGCCTACTTCCGCGCCGACCACAAATACACCGTGGCGATGACCGCCGACGGCGAAGCACTGCTGCGCAAGCCGATCCGCGAGCTGCTGGAGCAGCTCGACCCGGCCGTGTTCAAGCAGATCCACCGTTCCACCATCGTCAACCTGAAAGCGATCGCCTCCATCGTCCGCGATGACAGCGGCAAGGGCACCGTGCGCCTCCGACAACGCCCCGAGACCCTCACCGTGAGCCAGCCCTTCATGGCGCTGTTCCGCAACATGTGA
- a CDS encoding RNA polymerase sigma factor: protein MHSSDAVREGLIPLLPRLRRLARALAGQVADADDLVQIVLERALARSAQWRPDAALDKWVFAIARNAWRDELRARGRAQHVFAPEEAGEAVADGSEARRTQQMELAQALAMLPPDHREVVALVLVEGLSYDEAAALLEVPVGTVTSRLARARASLQAHLGNDA from the coding sequence GTGCATTCGAGCGATGCCGTGCGCGAAGGTCTGATCCCGTTGCTGCCGCGCCTGCGCCGTCTCGCGCGGGCGTTGGCCGGGCAGGTCGCCGATGCCGACGACTTGGTGCAAATCGTGTTGGAACGCGCGCTCGCCCGATCCGCGCAGTGGCGGCCGGACGCCGCGCTGGACAAGTGGGTGTTCGCGATTGCGCGCAACGCCTGGCGGGACGAGTTGCGCGCGCGCGGCCGGGCACAGCATGTGTTCGCGCCGGAGGAAGCCGGCGAGGCGGTGGCCGATGGCAGCGAAGCGCGGCGCACGCAGCAGATGGAACTGGCGCAGGCGCTGGCGATGTTGCCGCCGGACCATCGCGAAGTGGTGGCGCTGGTGCTGGTTGAAGGCCTGTCCTACGACGAGGCCGCCGCCTTGTTGGAGGTGCCGGTGGGCACCGTCACCAGTCGCCTGGCCCGTGCCCGTGCCAGCTTGCAGGCCCATCTTGGGAACGATGCATGA
- a CDS encoding SDR family oxidoreductase, whose product MKVENAVALVTGANRGIGLAFARELLARGARKVYAGARDTATITQAGVQAVRLDVNHPDDVTATAALASDVTLVINNAGIAQPGGFLLPDSENVARRLFETNFFAVLRMSKAFAPILKANGGGALLNVLSVASWVNGGELAAYSASKSAAWSLTNALRNELAAQKTQVLALHMGYVDTDLTHGFDVPKSSPGEIVKRALDGLESGLDEVLADEVTVQVKQGMTAARPSYLPQTA is encoded by the coding sequence ATGAAAGTTGAGAACGCTGTTGCCCTTGTCACTGGCGCCAATCGCGGCATCGGACTGGCATTCGCCCGCGAGCTGCTCGCCCGCGGTGCCCGCAAGGTCTACGCCGGTGCGCGCGACACGGCGACCATCACGCAAGCCGGTGTTCAAGCAGTGCGTCTTGACGTCAATCATCCGGACGATGTGACGGCGACTGCCGCGTTGGCATCGGATGTGACGCTGGTGATCAACAACGCCGGCATTGCCCAACCCGGTGGCTTTCTTCTGCCGGACAGCGAGAACGTTGCACGACGGCTCTTCGAGACGAACTTCTTCGCTGTGTTGCGCATGAGCAAGGCGTTTGCACCGATCCTCAAGGCCAACGGCGGCGGTGCCTTGCTCAATGTGCTGTCGGTCGCCTCGTGGGTGAATGGCGGCGAGTTGGCCGCCTATTCGGCTAGCAAGTCGGCCGCGTGGTCGCTCACGAACGCCTTACGCAACGAACTGGCAGCACAGAAAACGCAAGTGTTGGCGCTGCACATGGGCTACGTCGATACGGATCTCACGCACGGATTCGATGTCCCGAAATCCAGTCCGGGGGAGATCGTCAAACGCGCGCTCGACGGACTCGAATCGGGCTTGGATGAGGTGCTGGCGGATGAGGTCACCGTGCAAGTGAAGCAGGGAATGACAGCGGCCCGGCCCAGTTACCTACCGCAGACCGCTTGA
- a CDS encoding anti-sigma factor family protein, which yields MNPIDDDTLQAYVDGELDAAARARVDAALAQDEALARRVRQLQALNARLRAAFDPVLDEPVPEHLSALLQPRSAPAATVVPFDARGTAAVRRHAMRSRWLPGAALAASLAMLAAGLWWWQSGSALVRTQGGQQFAAGTLARALDHELASAPDARAPVAIGLSFRSADGDICRTFTIRIPPSRAGLACHSAAGWALPVLGPSVLPEGGDLRQAASELPPAVQAAIDARLRGNVFDARQERTARAAGWR from the coding sequence ATGAATCCGATCGACGACGACACCTTGCAGGCTTACGTGGACGGCGAACTCGACGCCGCGGCGCGTGCGCGCGTCGATGCCGCACTGGCGCAGGACGAGGCACTGGCCCGCCGCGTACGGCAGTTGCAGGCCCTGAATGCGCGACTCCGGGCCGCGTTCGATCCGGTGCTGGACGAACCGGTGCCTGAGCATCTGTCCGCGCTGTTGCAGCCGCGGTCCGCGCCGGCGGCGACGGTCGTGCCATTCGATGCACGCGGCACGGCCGCCGTCCGTCGCCATGCGATGCGCAGCCGGTGGTTGCCGGGGGCCGCGCTTGCGGCATCGCTGGCCATGCTTGCCGCCGGCCTGTGGTGGTGGCAATCCGGCAGCGCCCTGGTGCGCACGCAGGGTGGTCAGCAATTCGCCGCGGGCACGCTGGCCCGCGCGCTCGACCACGAACTGGCGAGCGCGCCGGATGCGCGTGCACCGGTTGCGATCGGTCTGAGTTTCCGTTCTGCCGACGGGGATATCTGCCGCACTTTCACCATCCGCATACCACCGTCGCGCGCCGGGCTTGCCTGCCATTCCGCCGCGGGCTGGGCGCTGCCCGTGCTGGGGCCTTCGGTCCTGCCCGAAGGTGGCGACTTGCGCCAAGCGGCCAGCGAGTTGCCGCCAGCGGTGCAGGCCGCGATCGATGCGCGCTTGCGCGGCAATGTTTTCGATGCGCGGCAGGAACGCACGGCGCGGGCGGCTGGCTGGCGCTGA